From the genome of Paraburkholderia largidicola:
GGGTCGGACTGTGGGGCGCGGCGCTCGGTCTTCTGATGGGCACCAGCGGCTTTCTGCTGAACCATCGCGGCGGCCCGCTACGCGTGTCGACGGGCGAGCCGCAGGTCGAATCGCTGCAGGTGAAGCTGCCGGACCCGGCACCCGAATCGCCGCGCGATCTCGCCAAATGGCTCAAGCAGGACCTGAAGGTGCAAGGCAAACCGGGCCGCGTGCAGAAAGAGCCGTCGCATCCCGTCGCATGGGGCGACCGCAAGGCCGTTCAGCCGGAACACTGGCAAGTGAGCTTCGCATCGCCCGGCGAAAATACGCAGGCGGAGTACTGGGTCGGCAATGACTACGTGACCGTCAAGCGCAGCGCCAACACCTTCCTCGCGGCG
Proteins encoded in this window:
- a CDS encoding PepSY-associated TM helix domain-containing protein is translated as MNTPETVAIDSAARANGQSKSAGNGAPPAGSRRITFIRWLRKVHSWVGLWGAALGLLMGTSGFLLNHRGGPLRVSTGEPQVESLQVKLPDPAPESPRDLAKWLKQDLKVQGKPGRVQKEPSHPVAWGDRKAVQPEHWQVSFASPGENTQAEYWVGNDYVTVKRSANTFLAALTNLHKGVGLSVGWVLVIDTFAGGVILLSLTGVLLWTQLNKRRTIGAVLVLGSIVAAIVAGMF